A stretch of Halogeometricum sp. S1BR25-6 DNA encodes these proteins:
- a CDS encoding winged helix-turn-helix domain-containing protein, with the protein MDSEEPATDIDESVIKSIEALANQQRLEILVALAERKYDGEAETSAMSFTQLYDVVSCQSTSQFSYHLKQLVDRFIVETEDGYQLTYAGDKVRRALFSGLYEPSHVFDPVAVEGACPNCGARALDADSTEGRFTVECRECVTPIVSDLFPQSIAQERSTQEIVDSFGYGIWAKYLFVRGGVCPECYGLLDTTIQQLEREEHSMGVSINECRRCWFTVYFPIDVIVAFHPVVIEAFWQHGVSLLDIPLWELFEYTTAENWNTTVRAEEPFAASVEVVLDETEIRLAVDHQLSVEVLQKTELR; encoded by the coding sequence ATGGACTCAGAGGAGCCTGCAACTGATATCGACGAAAGCGTTATCAAGAGCATCGAAGCCCTCGCCAATCAACAGCGGCTGGAGATTCTCGTCGCGTTGGCCGAGAGGAAATACGATGGTGAAGCGGAGACGTCCGCGATGTCTTTTACGCAACTGTACGACGTCGTGAGTTGCCAGAGCACGTCGCAGTTCTCTTATCACCTCAAACAGCTTGTCGACAGATTCATCGTCGAAACTGAAGACGGATATCAGCTCACGTACGCCGGTGACAAAGTTCGTCGTGCCCTCTTTTCGGGGCTCTACGAGCCGTCTCACGTGTTCGATCCTGTGGCTGTCGAAGGGGCCTGCCCGAACTGTGGTGCGCGGGCACTTGATGCAGACTCAACCGAGGGTCGGTTCACTGTGGAGTGCCGAGAGTGCGTAACACCCATCGTCTCCGATCTCTTCCCACAGAGTATCGCTCAGGAACGATCTACGCAAGAAATCGTCGACAGTTTTGGCTACGGTATCTGGGCGAAGTACCTCTTCGTACGAGGGGGCGTCTGTCCCGAATGCTATGGGCTGCTTGACACCACTATCCAGCAGTTAGAGCGTGAAGAACACTCCATGGGAGTCTCGATTAACGAATGTCGCCGATGTTGGTTCACCGTCTACTTTCCTATCGACGTCATCGTTGCGTTCCACCCGGTAGTTATCGAAGCCTTCTGGCAACACGGTGTCTCCCTCCTGGATATCCCTCTCTGGGAGCTATTCGAGTACACGACGGCAGAAAACTGGAACACCACTGTGAGAGCAGAGGAGCCGTTCGCTGCTTCAGTCGAGGTCGTTCTTGATGAGACAGAGATTCGGTTAGCAGTCGATCATCAGCTCTCGGTTGAGGTTCTACAGAAGACCGAGCTTCGATAG
- a CDS encoding RNA-guided endonuclease InsQ/TnpB family protein: MAKQVVIRTYTASIRNQSQVAGDLDSLGFSASKLWNVGRWVCDRVWTEIGHIPGHNELTTYLKSHERYDDLHSQSSQRVLQELAEAFNGWYGKRRNGDTRANPPKYRKHNDEHPRSTVTFKAAGFKLDTKYERVRLSKGSNLKEHWSDFILCKYQTRPDVDLSTVESVQQVRAVWTGGEWELHFVCKVEIEISDAPGKNTVGVDLGINNFAALAYKDGHSELYPLNCLKQDDYYFSKRIARCDDSDSEQATRLNQKKSARRTHYFHTLSKHIVQRCLDESVGTIVIGDLSGIRNDEENGESKNWGKHGNLDLHSWAFDRFTSMLEYKAKMGGITVERVSERDTSKSCSCCGRKRKSNRVERGLYVCDECGTVANADVNGAENIRQKVSPSLACDGGDRSNGWLAQPSTYLFDKESGCFAPREQTTS, from the coding sequence ATGGCGAAACAGGTCGTCATCCGCACCTACACTGCGTCCATACGGAACCAGTCACAGGTGGCCGGCGACCTTGATTCGCTCGGGTTCTCAGCCTCGAAACTCTGGAATGTCGGGAGGTGGGTCTGCGACCGCGTGTGGACAGAGATAGGCCATATTCCCGGTCACAACGAACTCACCACCTACCTCAAGTCGCACGAACGCTATGATGACCTGCATTCTCAGTCAAGTCAGCGAGTCCTTCAAGAACTCGCTGAGGCGTTCAACGGCTGGTACGGCAAACGACGAAACGGAGACACGAGAGCAAACCCGCCGAAGTACCGCAAACACAACGACGAACACCCTCGTTCGACGGTCACGTTCAAAGCCGCTGGCTTCAAACTCGACACCAAATACGAGAGAGTCAGACTCTCCAAAGGCTCCAACCTCAAAGAACACTGGTCGGACTTCATCCTCTGCAAGTATCAGACGCGCCCAGACGTTGACCTCTCTACCGTGGAGAGCGTCCAACAGGTTCGAGCCGTCTGGACTGGCGGCGAGTGGGAGTTGCACTTCGTGTGCAAGGTCGAAATCGAGATTTCTGACGCCCCCGGTAAGAACACCGTGGGTGTTGACCTCGGTATCAACAACTTCGCCGCGCTCGCCTATAAAGACGGTCACAGCGAGCTCTACCCGTTGAATTGCTTGAAGCAGGACGACTACTACTTCAGCAAGCGAATTGCTCGCTGTGACGATTCGGACTCCGAACAAGCTACGCGGTTGAACCAGAAGAAGTCGGCTCGTCGCACTCACTACTTCCACACACTCTCAAAACACATTGTCCAACGGTGTTTGGACGAGAGCGTTGGAACGATTGTGATTGGTGACCTTTCCGGTATCCGCAATGACGAGGAAAACGGTGAGTCGAAGAACTGGGGCAAACACGGCAACCTTGACCTGCACTCATGGGCATTCGACCGCTTCACCTCGATGCTGGAATACAAGGCCAAGATGGGAGGCATCACGGTTGAACGGGTGTCTGAGCGCGATACGTCGAAGTCATGTTCGTGTTGTGGTCGAAAGCGCAAGTCGAACCGCGTTGAACGCGGTCTGTACGTGTGTGATGAGTGCGGGACGGTGGCGAATGCGGACGTGAATGGTGCTGAGAATATTCGACAGAAAGTATCTCCGAGTCTCGCCTGTGATGGGGGAGATAGGAGTAACGGCTGGTTGGCACAGCCATCGACGTACCTGTTCGACAAAGAGAGCGGATGCTTTGCACCGCGAGAACAGACTACGTCGTAA
- a CDS encoding CPBP family intramembrane glutamic endopeptidase produces the protein MSNVDTRRSGLIRPVAELVGLTVVAFLVSLVAGVAFIVPMFVLGYGIETTGVLIGSTAAGQVAFLGVGYAYSRLRDISVSIARPSGRQLLVALGGTVAALVVATLLSVLLTVLDLLPQSVIGDIATRNPTFLLGLAALSVVLVAPAEEWLFRGVIQGRLRQRVGPTPAIAGSSLLFGSMHLVNYSGSLLPVFAGASLIVVVGCVFGALYEYTDNLAVPIVTHATYNVVLLILSYLSI, from the coding sequence ATGTCGAACGTCGATACCCGTCGCTCTGGCCTCATTCGCCCGGTCGCGGAACTGGTGGGTCTCACTGTCGTCGCATTTCTCGTCTCGCTGGTCGCCGGCGTCGCATTCATCGTCCCGATGTTCGTGTTGGGATACGGAATCGAAACGACGGGGGTCCTCATCGGGTCCACGGCCGCAGGTCAAGTCGCGTTCCTCGGCGTCGGCTACGCCTACAGCAGGCTTCGCGACATCTCGGTCAGTATCGCGCGTCCGTCAGGTCGACAGCTCCTCGTCGCGCTCGGCGGAACCGTGGCCGCGCTGGTGGTCGCGACTCTCCTATCGGTCCTGCTGACCGTTCTCGACCTGCTGCCACAGTCGGTTATCGGCGACATCGCCACGCGGAACCCGACGTTCCTACTCGGATTGGCCGCACTCTCGGTGGTTCTCGTTGCACCCGCTGAGGAGTGGCTCTTTCGCGGTGTCATTCAGGGTCGTCTCCGGCAGCGGGTCGGACCTACTCCCGCGATTGCGGGGTCGAGTCTCCTGTTCGGGTCGATGCACCTCGTGAATTATTCAGGTTCACTCCTTCCCGTCTTCGCCGGCGCATCGCTCATTGTCGTCGTCGGGTGTGTCTTCGGTGCGCTGTACGAATACACCGACAACCTCGCAGTCCCCATCGTGACACACGCGACGTACAATGTGGTATTGCTGATTCTCTCCTACCTGTCGATCTAG
- a CDS encoding CPBP family intramembrane glutamic endopeptidase — translation MHSLRHSLIDEHPVAAFFVGAYAYTWIISAPAVFMEPSWTAAILIYIGSFGPPISAAVVTWLRGDDVREWASQITKWRVGWKWWFVALGLPLVAAALIAVGIFAVRGPIDFGRALPSPLLFVGLFLFTLVLSGGLNEEPGWRGFAQARLNERYGAFNASLIIGVVWAGWHLPYFLAPVTPHSSFPLVNQVGWVGGILTLSVILAWAYNSTGSVLIVMVLHAMANTADVLIPLVPNEILIDGVINERAVGIVTVVHLVVYAAIALAIVAYYGRKALARGAIPKTADVGGGSS, via the coding sequence ATGCACTCGCTTCGCCACTCGTTGATTGATGAACATCCCGTCGCGGCGTTCTTCGTCGGGGCGTACGCGTATACGTGGATCATCTCTGCCCCCGCCGTATTCATGGAGCCGAGTTGGACCGCGGCAATTCTCATTTATATCGGGAGTTTTGGCCCTCCAATAAGTGCGGCAGTAGTGACATGGCTGCGGGGCGACGACGTCAGAGAGTGGGCGAGTCAAATTACGAAGTGGCGCGTGGGATGGAAATGGTGGTTCGTTGCTCTCGGCCTTCCACTCGTCGCGGCGGCGCTAATTGCGGTCGGTATCTTTGCAGTTCGAGGCCCCATCGATTTCGGACGGGCGCTCCCGTCACCGTTGCTCTTCGTGGGGTTGTTCCTCTTCACCCTCGTACTCAGCGGCGGCTTAAACGAGGAGCCTGGGTGGCGAGGATTCGCACAAGCTAGGCTCAACGAACGGTACGGGGCGTTCAACGCGAGTCTCATTATCGGAGTCGTCTGGGCTGGCTGGCATCTCCCGTACTTTCTCGCACCAGTCACTCCACATTCGAGTTTCCCCCTGGTCAATCAGGTCGGGTGGGTCGGTGGAATCCTCACCCTGTCAGTCATCCTCGCGTGGGCGTACAACAGCACCGGGAGCGTCCTCATCGTGATGGTGCTCCACGCAATGGCCAACACGGCGGACGTGCTCATTCCACTCGTTCCCAACGAGATTCTCATCGACGGGGTGATCAACGAGCGTGCGGTCGGTATCGTGACCGTCGTTCACTTAGTCGTATACGCCGCCATCGCTCTTGCCATCGTCGCGTACTACGGTCGTAAAGCCCTCGCTCGTGGTGCGATTCCCAAAACGGCCGACGTTGGTGGTGGAAGCTCGTGA